In one window of Romboutsia hominis DNA:
- a CDS encoding GNAT family N-acetyltransferase, with the protein MILKLEDKHRNIVLDYVVKEPSKNLFIIGDIEQHGFNKDFQEVWGKFDEDNNLRGILLRYTNNFIPYIEKLDEDVYEFKDIIRKYKGKKIISGKDTIIEKFKDVLEDYEEKITYFCELKDDKKLLKWDDTIKLGIEEDAQRIYDLLSTIEEFSVEYSVDTIRSRIKDNSTVSYYIENDNKEIITISQITAENSKSAMVVGVATKKEYREQGYMGKCLSKLCSDLLKRNKTLCLFYDNPKAGRVYRRIGFKEIGIWTMLVEK; encoded by the coding sequence ATGATATTGAAACTAGAAGATAAACATAGAAATATAGTCTTAGATTATGTAGTAAAGGAGCCTAGTAAAAATTTATTTATAATAGGAGATATTGAACAGCATGGGTTTAATAAAGATTTCCAAGAAGTATGGGGAAAGTTTGATGAAGATAACAATTTAAGAGGTATTTTATTAAGATACACAAATAATTTTATACCATATATTGAAAAACTAGATGAAGATGTATATGAATTTAAGGATATTATAAGAAAATATAAAGGCAAAAAAATAATATCAGGAAAAGATACTATAATAGAAAAATTTAAAGATGTATTGGAAGATTACGAAGAAAAAATTACATATTTTTGTGAATTAAAAGATGATAAAAAACTTTTAAAATGGGATGATACTATAAAACTAGGCATCGAAGAGGATGCACAAAGGATATATGATTTATTAAGTACAATAGAGGAATTTTCTGTAGAATATAGTGTTGATACAATAAGAAGTAGAATAAAAGATAATAGCACAGTATCTTATTATATAGAAAATGACAACAAAGAAATAATAACTATATCACAAATAACGGCAGAGAATAGTAAATCTGCTATGGTTGTAGGGGTAGCAACTAAAAAAGAATATAGAGAACAAGGATATATGGGTAAATGTTTATCTAAACTATGTAGTGATTTACTTAAACGCAATAAGACATTATGTCTATTTTATGATAATCCAAAAGCGGGAAGAGTATATCGTAGGATAGGATTTAAAGAGATTGGAATATGGACTATGTTAGTAGAAAAATAA
- a CDS encoding bifunctional folylpolyglutamate synthase/dihydrofolate synthase, translating to MNYQESLHYIEETHKFGVRLGLDNISKLLELLGNPQDKINIIHVAGTNGKGSTCSFITSILKEAGYKVGLYTSPFLETFTERIRVNGENIPEDDVARIVTLIKEKIEYMVANGYSYPTEFEIVTAMAFYYYCEQNVDFVALEVGLGGRYDATNVISKSEVSVITSISLDHVGILGDTVAKIAYEKGGIIKENGVAIVYDQSDEAKDVIKNICKEKNAKYIEVTFDSMKIKKSDINSQVYSCKVMNKTYEDLEIKLIGEHQVNNSMLALSVVEYLKEAKNLDINEEDIRIGLLNTKWPGRIEKLMEDPIFIIDGAHNEDGASSLAKSISENFGDKKGTLLIGMLEDKDIDSVLKIIMPYFDKVITTTPDNPRAISCEALKEKISKYVDDVISIENIEEAVNYTLRNSKKEDIIISAGSLYMIGAVRTIVNNTLELAE from the coding sequence ATGAACTACCAAGAATCATTACATTACATAGAAGAAACTCACAAGTTTGGTGTAAGGTTAGGACTAGATAATATATCTAAACTATTAGAACTATTAGGAAATCCACAAGATAAGATAAATATAATACATGTGGCAGGAACTAATGGAAAGGGTTCAACTTGTTCTTTTATAACAAGTATATTAAAGGAAGCTGGATACAAAGTTGGATTATATACATCACCATTTTTAGAGACTTTCACAGAGAGAATAAGAGTAAATGGAGAAAATATACCAGAAGATGATGTAGCTAGAATAGTTACCTTAATAAAAGAAAAAATAGAATATATGGTGGCAAATGGATATTCATATCCTACAGAATTTGAAATAGTAACTGCCATGGCATTTTATTATTATTGTGAACAAAATGTAGATTTTGTAGCGCTAGAAGTTGGATTGGGTGGAAGATATGATGCTACTAATGTTATAAGCAAATCAGAAGTAAGTGTAATAACATCTATAAGCTTAGATCATGTAGGTATATTAGGAGATACAGTTGCTAAAATAGCCTATGAAAAAGGTGGAATAATAAAAGAAAATGGAGTAGCTATAGTATACGATCAAAGTGATGAAGCAAAAGATGTTATAAAAAATATATGTAAAGAGAAAAATGCTAAATATATAGAAGTTACATTTGATAGTATGAAAATTAAAAAATCAGATATAAATTCTCAAGTATATAGCTGTAAGGTTATGAATAAAACATATGAAGACTTAGAAATAAAGTTAATAGGAGAACATCAAGTTAATAATTCCATGTTAGCTTTAAGTGTGGTAGAGTACTTAAAAGAAGCTAAAAATTTAGATATAAATGAAGAAGATATTAGAATAGGTCTATTAAATACAAAGTGGCCAGGTAGAATAGAAAAGTTAATGGAAGATCCTATATTTATAATTGATGGAGCACACAATGAAGATGGAGCAAGTTCTTTGGCTAAATCTATAAGTGAAAATTTTGGAGACAAAAAAGGAACTCTTTTAATAGGAATGTTAGAGGATAAAGATATAGATAGTGTGTTAAAAATAATTATGCCTTATTTTGATAAGGTAATAACAACAACTCCAGATAATCCAAGAGCTATAAGCTGTGAAGCTTTAAAAGAAAAAATATCTAAATATGTGGACGATGTAATTTCAATAGAAAACATAGAAGAAGCTGTCAATTATACACTAAGAAACTCTAAAAAAGAAGATATAATAATAAGTGCAGGATCTTTATATATGATAGGAGCAGTTAGAACAATAGTAAATAATACATTAGAGTTAGCAGAGTAG
- a CDS encoding TIGR03905 family TSCPD domain-containing protein, producing the protein MKVTFKPSGVCCREMNFEVDDNNVITNVEFVGGCPGNLIGLKQLVIGQNAFEVADKLANIPCGGKTTSCPDQLSKAIRQSL; encoded by the coding sequence ATGAAAGTAACATTTAAGCCAAGTGGCGTTTGTTGTAGAGAAATGAATTTTGAAGTAGATGATAACAATGTTATAACTAATGTTGAGTTTGTAGGTGGATGTCCAGGTAATTTAATAGGACTTAAGCAATTAGTAATTGGGCAAAATGCATTTGAAGTAGCTGATAAGTTAGCTAATATACCTTGTGGTGGAAAAACTACTTCTTGCCCAGACCAATTATCTAAGGCTATACGCCAATCTCTATAA
- a CDS encoding YncE family protein produces MKLYISNYLSNSISILDYKDFKTEEILLDDGTYPHHFCINKKQKLMYLPSSINGIMYILDLELKKIIDSMSIGGNLSQIGISKGELYISNEDSNSIYIINEHTLEPVGIISVGETPHGFDFNEKENKLYVPCKNSIYCIDTLSKCIDREIKIDFKAWHIKVDTKKNEVYVSTLDGSVIVLDGFNMKIKHTINQFLIPVEICFNYSKSEVYIADLGHKKVVILDYNNLEIKGEIKINGNPQGLAISRNEELLFVSDTQNNSIKVYNAINHMFINEIKTGKEPTTIICL; encoded by the coding sequence TTGAAGCTATACATTTCAAATTATCTATCGAATAGCATAAGTATATTAGATTATAAAGATTTTAAAACTGAAGAAATACTATTAGATGATGGGACTTATCCGCATCATTTTTGCATAAATAAAAAGCAGAAATTAATGTATTTACCCAGTTCAATTAATGGAATAATGTATATACTAGACCTGGAACTAAAGAAAATAATAGATAGTATGTCTATAGGTGGTAACTTAAGTCAGATAGGTATATCTAAAGGAGAGCTTTATATATCTAATGAAGATTCTAATAGTATTTACATAATAAATGAACATACGCTAGAGCCAGTAGGTATAATTAGTGTAGGAGAAACACCGCATGGATTTGATTTTAATGAAAAAGAAAATAAATTATATGTACCTTGTAAAAATTCTATATACTGTATAGATACCTTAAGCAAATGTATAGATAGGGAGATTAAGATAGACTTCAAAGCATGGCATATAAAGGTAGATACTAAAAAAAATGAAGTATATGTATCTACATTAGATGGAAGTGTAATAGTACTAGATGGATTTAATATGAAGATAAAGCATACAATAAATCAGTTTTTGATACCAGTAGAAATATGCTTTAACTATAGTAAAAGTGAGGTATATATAGCTGATTTAGGACATAAAAAAGTAGTAATATTAGATTATAATAACTTAGAAATTAAAGGTGAAATTAAGATAAATGGGAATCCACAAGGTTTAGCTATTTCTAGAAATGAAGAATTATTATTTGTATCTGATACTCAAAATAACTCTATAAAAGTATATAATGCAATAAATCACATGTTTATAAATGAAATTAAAACAGGAAAAGAGCCTACAACAATAATATGTTTATAG
- a CDS encoding DUF4364 family protein gives MFENSSEELASHKLLILYILNKINMDLTNSQITQVILETETMNYFSLQQFLSQLMESKFLVTYEDSGKEYYSLTQKGLEILEYFLSRIPEDTAKKIDEYIINNKENLLSDTQVKSSFVKQSDHEFIVNLRVIENQSNLIDLNLNVSSEKQAKLICNNWKKNASYMYAEVIDLLIRDNH, from the coding sequence ATGTTTGAAAACTCATCTGAAGAATTAGCTTCTCACAAGCTTTTAATTTTATATATTTTAAATAAAATTAATATGGATTTAACTAATTCTCAAATTACTCAAGTTATCTTAGAAACTGAGACTATGAATTATTTTTCTCTTCAACAGTTTTTAAGTCAACTTATGGAATCTAAATTTTTAGTTACTTATGAGGATTCTGGTAAAGAATATTACTCTCTTACTCAAAAAGGGTTAGAAATATTAGAGTACTTCTTATCTAGAATACCTGAAGATACAGCTAAAAAAATAGACGAGTATATAATAAATAATAAAGAGAATCTGTTATCTGATACACAAGTAAAATCAAGCTTTGTAAAACAAAGTGATCATGAATTTATTGTTAACTTGAGAGTTATTGAAAATCAATCTAACTTAATAGATTTAAACTTAAATGTTTCATCAGAGAAACAGGCCAAGCTTATTTGTAACAATTGGAAGAAAAATGCATCATATATGTATGCAGAAGTTATAGATTTACTTATACGTGATAACCACTAA
- a CDS encoding alpha/beta-type small acid-soluble spore protein, producing the protein MANNNRKAVPEAKAALNQMKLEIANEIGLANYDTIDKGNLTARQNGYVGGYMTKKLVEMAENQMAGK; encoded by the coding sequence ATGGCAAACAACAACAGAAAAGCTGTTCCAGAAGCTAAGGCTGCATTAAATCAAATGAAGTTAGAGATAGCTAATGAAATAGGATTAGCTAACTATGACACAATAGACAAAGGTAACTTAACAGCTAGACAAAACGGTTATGTTGGTGGCTATATGACTAAAAAATTAGTTGAAATGGCTGAAAACCAAATGGCAGGTAAATAG
- a CDS encoding polysaccharide deacetylase family protein produces the protein MKYKSKKIKYFRSSTFFLGVTIVFIIALIGGIRYVCYEKEVASMPIHSVDTNDKEIALTFDVAWGKNNIDEILQVLEKHNVKSTFFLLGSWIEDNKELVEKIHNAGHEIGNHSNTHASFKNLSKESKVQEIKLVSEKIYDITGEKTSLFRPPFGDTDKETLEVSNSLDHQTIKWSLDSMDWKGFGANHVIDRVMKNSEPGSIVLFHSNVSNVENYIDTIILNLKKDGYKIVPVSEITYKENFKVDSNGVQKLQNK, from the coding sequence ATGAAGTATAAGTCTAAAAAAATAAAATATTTTAGATCTAGTACTTTCTTTTTAGGAGTAACAATAGTTTTTATAATAGCTTTAATAGGTGGAATTAGATATGTATGTTATGAAAAAGAAGTAGCTAGTATGCCAATACATAGTGTTGATACAAATGATAAAGAAATAGCTTTAACCTTTGATGTAGCATGGGGAAAAAATAATATAGATGAAATTTTACAAGTTTTAGAAAAACATAATGTAAAATCTACGTTTTTTTTGCTGGGCAGTTGGATAGAAGATAATAAGGAATTAGTTGAAAAAATACATAATGCAGGTCATGAAATAGGAAATCATTCTAATACACATGCAAGTTTTAAAAATTTATCAAAAGAATCAAAAGTTCAAGAAATTAAGTTAGTATCAGAAAAAATATATGATATAACAGGAGAAAAAACAAGTTTATTTAGACCTCCATTTGGTGATACAGATAAAGAAACTTTAGAGGTGAGCAATTCATTAGATCATCAAACCATTAAATGGAGCCTAGATTCTATGGATTGGAAGGGATTTGGTGCAAATCATGTTATTGATAGAGTAATGAAAAATTCTGAACCAGGATCTATAGTATTATTTCATTCAAATGTAAGTAATGTGGAAAATTACATAGACACTATAATACTTAATTTAAAGAAAGATGGATATAAAATAGTTCCTGTATCAGAAATAACATACAAAGAAAATTTCAAAGTGGATAGTAATGGAGTTCAAAAGCTACAGAATAAGTAG
- a CDS encoding single-stranded DNA-binding protein has translation MVTVKEETNVVNLRGELSENLEFSHEIFGEKFYNTTIKINRLSDSYDILPITVSERLLEDIKIEEGNLCSILGQLRSYNKNIDNRNRLVLTVFVREIKTIEEENKDPNSIFLDGYICKEPVYRKTPLGREITDLLVAINRPYNKSDYIPSIVWGRNAKFAKGLKVGDRIQMWGRVQSREYEKKGEDGNSIKKVAYEVSISKIKKMSENNNE, from the coding sequence ATGGTAACAGTTAAAGAAGAAACGAATGTAGTGAATTTAAGAGGGGAACTGAGTGAAAACTTAGAATTCAGTCATGAAATATTTGGAGAGAAGTTTTATAACACTACTATTAAAATAAATAGACTTAGTGATTCTTATGATATACTTCCTATTACAGTTTCAGAAAGACTTTTAGAAGATATAAAAATAGAGGAAGGGAATTTATGTAGTATATTGGGGCAGTTAAGGTCTTATAATAAAAATATTGATAATAGAAATAGACTAGTTTTAACTGTTTTTGTTAGAGAAATAAAGACGATAGAAGAGGAAAATAAAGATCCAAACAGTATATTTTTAGATGGTTACATATGTAAAGAGCCCGTTTATAGAAAGACTCCATTAGGGAGAGAGATAACAGATTTATTAGTAGCAATAAATAGACCATACAATAAATCAGACTATATACCATCAATAGTTTGGGGAAGAAATGCAAAATTTGCTAAAGGGTTAAAGGTTGGAGATAGAATACAAATGTGGGGAAGAGTTCAAAGTAGAGAGTATGAAAAAAAAGGTGAAGATGGAAATAGTATAAAGAAAGTTGCTTATGAAGTTTCTATATCGAAAATAAAAAAAATGAGTGAAAATAATAATGAATAG
- a CDS encoding class I SAM-dependent methyltransferase yields the protein MKSVLYHDYDPSISLTDNSDDITCFLDTIKYNVGNHILLVGKIGDLGKRLRRLGVYVTILENSPYEDVCYSLIHNGNCNVIKGTLELLPFEDRHFDKVIILDHFNNTGNFEQASKEINRVLKINGELILEDLNLKNIKVKLKNLKHKLCGENIKYHYPNDVAKLFSTLDFEGNVKEVENERYIYIGKRK from the coding sequence GTGAAAAGCGTATTATATCATGATTACGACCCTAGTATTAGTTTGACAGATAACTCTGATGATATAACTTGTTTTTTAGATACGATAAAGTATAATGTAGGCAATCATATACTACTTGTAGGAAAAATAGGTGACCTAGGGAAAAGATTAAGAAGGCTAGGAGTATATGTAACAATACTTGAGAATAGCCCTTATGAAGACGTATGTTATTCCTTAATACACAACGGAAACTGTAATGTTATAAAAGGAACACTTGAACTATTGCCTTTTGAAGATAGACATTTTGACAAAGTTATAATATTAGATCACTTTAATAACACTGGAAATTTCGAGCAAGCATCTAAAGAAATTAACAGAGTACTAAAGATCAATGGTGAGTTAATATTAGAAGATTTAAATTTAAAAAATATTAAAGTTAAGTTAAAAAATCTAAAGCATAAACTGTGCGGAGAAAATATCAAGTACCATTATCCAAATGATGTTGCAAAGTTATTTTCAACTTTAGATTTTGAAGGTAATGTTAAAGAAGTAGAAAATGAAAGATACATTTATATAGGAAAAAGAAAATAG
- a CDS encoding sigma-54 interaction domain-containing protein, whose product MANLKYIREDIQNIAEAIVAVLGIDVTIVDDDLTRVAGTGIYLEKIGEKISGYSAFNKCLIEQIEIIIDDPSCNDICNECSNSGDCKEFAEVCCPIISEGVTYGVIGLIAFTEEQAKVIKNNKDVLMNFLGKMADLISNKIKAQVKAYELELEKKKLETLVNGIDKAIVSIDVDGNIDKYNLKFKKVFNLENNINGKNIFKLLEFIKKPSRDNFKKEKSHSFNYKLDGYELKGIYNINEIILKKELKGYVIDFIDNKDAIKNYNKINKDYSITLENIIGNSSIINSVKKEALIASKSTSTVLITGESGTGKELFARAIHNHSNRCENPFVAVNCAAIPDNLLESELFGYEEGAFTGAKKGGKLGKFEIANKGTIFLDEIGDMSLHLQAKLLRVLQEKELNKIGAKSNKFIDVRIIAATNKDLEKMVLKGTFREDLYYRLNVIPISLPNLRQRKDDIPDLIDFMIKEYSRKLEKHVTGIDKNVLDVMLEYKWPGNIRELQNIIEYGVNMSIGEIITLDVIPNKLKNVELEEVLVQNDKIRTLEELEKAEIIKALHKYKDYKKDKELVAKALGISRATLYRKLEKYKIISK is encoded by the coding sequence ATGGCAAACTTAAAATACATAAGAGAAGATATTCAAAATATAGCAGAAGCAATAGTAGCTGTTTTAGGTATAGATGTAACCATAGTAGATGATGACTTAACTAGAGTTGCAGGTACAGGTATATATTTAGAAAAAATAGGAGAAAAAATAAGTGGATACTCTGCTTTTAATAAATGTCTAATAGAACAGATAGAAATAATAATAGATGATCCAAGTTGTAATGATATATGTAATGAATGCTCCAATAGTGGAGATTGTAAAGAGTTTGCAGAGGTTTGTTGCCCTATAATAAGCGAAGGAGTAACCTATGGGGTTATAGGCCTTATAGCTTTTACAGAGGAACAAGCTAAAGTTATAAAAAATAATAAAGATGTATTAATGAATTTTTTAGGTAAAATGGCTGATTTAATATCTAATAAAATTAAAGCTCAAGTAAAAGCTTATGAGTTAGAATTAGAAAAGAAAAAGCTAGAGACTTTAGTAAATGGTATAGATAAGGCTATAGTATCTATTGATGTAGATGGAAATATAGATAAATATAATTTAAAATTTAAGAAAGTATTCAATTTAGAAAATAATATAAATGGTAAAAATATATTTAAGCTTTTAGAGTTCATAAAAAAACCATCAAGAGATAATTTTAAAAAAGAAAAATCACATAGTTTTAACTATAAATTAGATGGATATGAATTAAAAGGAATATACAATATAAATGAAATTATTTTAAAGAAAGAATTAAAAGGATATGTTATAGACTTTATAGATAACAAAGATGCTATTAAAAACTACAATAAAATAAATAAAGATTATAGTATAACATTAGAAAATATAATAGGAAATAGTAGCATTATAAATAGTGTTAAAAAGGAAGCGCTAATAGCTTCTAAGTCCACTTCTACAGTACTAATTACAGGAGAAAGTGGTACTGGTAAAGAGTTATTTGCAAGAGCTATACATAACCATAGTAATAGATGTGAAAATCCATTTGTAGCTGTAAATTGTGCAGCCATACCAGATAATTTACTAGAAAGTGAATTATTTGGTTATGAAGAAGGAGCTTTTACAGGAGCAAAAAAGGGTGGTAAATTAGGTAAGTTTGAAATAGCTAATAAGGGTACTATATTCCTAGATGAAATAGGAGATATGAGCTTGCATCTACAAGCAAAATTACTTAGGGTATTACAAGAAAAAGAGCTAAATAAAATTGGAGCAAAATCAAATAAATTTATAGATGTAAGGATAATAGCAGCTACCAATAAAGATTTAGAAAAAATGGTATTAAAGGGAACTTTTAGAGAAGATTTATATTATAGGCTTAATGTAATACCTATATCACTTCCAAATTTAAGACAAAGAAAAGATGATATACCAGATTTAATAGATTTTATGATAAAAGAATATTCTAGAAAGTTAGAAAAGCATGTAACTGGTATTGACAAAAATGTGCTAGATGTAATGTTAGAATATAAATGGCCAGGAAATATAAGAGAGCTTCAAAATATAATAGAGTATGGCGTGAATATGTCTATAGGAGAAATTATAACATTAGATGTAATACCTAATAAATTAAAAAATGTAGAGTTAGAAGAAGTATTAGTTCAAAATGATAAGATAAGAACTTTAGAAGAATTAGAAAAAGCAGAAATCATTAAAGCATTACATAAATATAAAGATTATAAAAAAGACAAAGAGCTAGTAGCAAAAGCATTAGGTATATCTAGAGCTACTCTATATAGAAAACTAGAGAAATATAAAATTATCTCAAAATGA
- a CDS encoding serine dehydratase subunit alpha family protein encodes MKDVRNQIVNILKAEVKPALGCTEPVAVALACAKAKELLGEEIVKHNVLVSPNVYKNGMCVGIPGTERLGLKISVALGFIGGHSENGLRVLETLTEEEVKKAEEYMDTHPISISPADTKEKVYIEVNLEGKTRTSRVIIRTKHDNFVYLEENGNVLLNEEGLEEIAVTTEKEENIMDTITIEELVKNVEALDLKDIEFLLEGIAMNEEIANYGLNQKVGIGVGYGIKKSMEDGLLGDDLMNQAMMITAAASDARMAGVKMPVMSSNGSGNHGLTAILPIVAYNKKFPQSDERLAKALAISHLVTAYIKNYTGRLSAVCGCGVAASTGATAGLSWLMSGDERQIEGAIENMVANLSGMICDGAKAGCALKLASAASAAVQSAIIAKQQCFVPPMNGIVGAKVEQSIQNLGRVSDKGMSVTDEVIINVMDDMNKVK; translated from the coding sequence ATGAAGGATGTAAGAAATCAAATAGTTAATATATTAAAGGCAGAAGTAAAGCCAGCTCTAGGATGTACAGAGCCAGTTGCAGTTGCATTAGCTTGTGCTAAAGCAAAAGAATTATTAGGGGAAGAAATAGTTAAGCATAACGTATTAGTTAGCCCAAACGTATATAAGAACGGAATGTGTGTAGGAATACCAGGAACAGAAAGATTAGGATTAAAAATATCAGTAGCTTTAGGATTTATAGGTGGACACTCTGAAAATGGATTAAGAGTATTAGAAACTTTAACTGAGGAAGAAGTTAAAAAGGCAGAAGAGTATATGGATACTCATCCAATATCAATATCACCAGCGGATACAAAGGAAAAGGTATATATAGAAGTAAACTTAGAAGGAAAAACTAGAACTTCAAGGGTTATTATAAGAACTAAGCATGATAACTTTGTTTACTTAGAAGAAAATGGAAATGTTTTATTAAATGAAGAAGGTTTAGAAGAAATAGCAGTTACAACAGAAAAAGAAGAAAACATAATGGACACTATAACTATAGAAGAATTAGTTAAAAATGTAGAAGCATTAGATCTTAAAGACATAGAATTCTTATTAGAAGGAATAGCTATGAATGAAGAAATAGCTAACTATGGATTAAATCAAAAAGTAGGTATAGGTGTTGGATACGGAATAAAGAAATCTATGGAAGATGGATTACTTGGAGACGACTTAATGAACCAAGCTATGATGATAACAGCAGCTGCATCAGATGCTAGAATGGCAGGAGTTAAAATGCCAGTTATGAGTTCAAATGGTAGTGGAAATCACGGTTTAACTGCTATACTTCCAATAGTAGCATACAACAAGAAATTCCCTCAATCAGATGAAAGATTAGCAAAAGCTTTAGCTATATCTCACTTAGTTACAGCATACATTAAAAATTACACAGGAAGATTATCAGCAGTATGTGGATGTGGAGTTGCTGCATCAACAGGAGCTACAGCAGGTTTATCTTGGTTAATGAGCGGAGATGAAAGACAAATAGAAGGTGCTATAGAAAATATGGTAGCTAACTTAAGTGGTATGATATGTGATGGTGCAAAAGCAGGTTGTGCATTAAAATTAGCATCAGCAGCATCAGCAGCAGTACAAAGTGCTATAATAGCTAAACAACAATGTTTCGTACCACCAATGAATGGTATAGTTGGAGCTAAAGTAGAACAAAGTATACAAAACCTAGGAAGAGTAAGTGATAAAGGTATGTCTGTTACAGATGAGGTTATAATAAATGTAATGGATGATATGAACAAGGTTAAGTAA
- the hpt gene encoding hypoxanthine phosphoribosyltransferase: MNIETKKWEVLCSEEQIATRLKELGAQISKEYEGKNLLVVSLLKGSFIFCADLVRNITVPVKIEFMTTSSYGHGEQSSGNVKVVSDVNSSLEGYDVLIVDDITDTALTMHHVMNHLKTKNPASVKCCVLLDKPSRRKVELVPDYCGFEIEDKFVVGYGLNYGDYYRNVPYVFNVTNEDR; encoded by the coding sequence ATGAATATCGAAACTAAAAAGTGGGAAGTTTTATGTTCTGAAGAACAAATTGCTACTAGACTTAAGGAATTAGGTGCACAAATATCTAAAGAGTATGAAGGAAAGAATCTTTTAGTAGTATCTTTATTAAAAGGAAGCTTTATCTTCTGTGCTGACTTAGTAAGAAACATAACTGTTCCAGTTAAAATAGAGTTTATGACAACTTCAAGCTATGGTCACGGAGAACAAAGTAGTGGGAACGTAAAGGTTGTATCAGATGTAAATTCTAGTTTAGAAGGATATGATGTATTAATAGTAGATGATATAACAGATACAGCATTAACTATGCATCATGTTATGAATCATTTAAAAACTAAAAATCCAGCAAGCGTAAAATGCTGTGTATTACTTGATAAGCCAAGTAGAAGAAAAGTTGAATTAGTTCCAGATTACTGTGGATTTGAAATAGAAGACAAGTTTGTTGTTGGATATGGATTAAACTATGGTGATTATTACAGAAACGTACCATACGTATTCAATGTTACAAATGAAGATAGATAA
- a CDS encoding VOC family protein yields MGIKMIHHICIQTEKYKESLDFYTRILGFEVVQESKNFHNREYNTWIKQGTFMIELQTPKAGDKFKKWTSLNEGPVHMGFIVDNVEEEYKRIKSLGYTNFKVKNGEIVYKVEGESLFKIKAPEGTEIEIRDTDIA; encoded by the coding sequence ATGGGGATAAAAATGATACATCATATATGCATTCAAACAGAAAAATATAAGGAATCATTAGATTTTTACACAAGAATACTGGGATTTGAAGTAGTTCAAGAGAGTAAAAATTTCCACAACAGAGAATATAATACGTGGATAAAACAAGGTACCTTTATGATAGAACTTCAGACGCCTAAAGCTGGGGATAAGTTTAAAAAGTGGACATCTTTAAATGAAGGCCCAGTGCATATGGGATTTATTGTGGATAATGTGGAAGAAGAGTATAAAAGGATAAAATCGCTAGGATATACTAATTTCAAAGTTAAAAATGGAGAAATTGTATACAAAGTAGAAGGTGAAAGCTTATTTAAAATAAAAGCACCAGAAGGAACAGAAATAGAAATTAGAGATACTGATATAGCTTAG